In Syntrophorhabdus sp., the genomic window AGGATGGCGAGTTCAGGCCCCAGCTTCTCCAGGAGTTCAAAGTAGAGCCCGTCCACCTTCTTCGTTTGAGTCCCCGCGTGCAATGTGTCGGCGATGATGTCTTTAAGGGGGATGAGGGAGATGAAGGGTCTTGCGTTCAGAGGGTGGAAGCCGGCCTCCCTGCCGGCGAGGGCCTCGACGCGGTTGAGGACGCCGAGGGTGACCTTCTTGCCGCAGACAGGGCAGCGGTATCCGGCATCGGCTGACTCCCGGGGTGTCAGCCTCACCTTGCAGGGGCGGTGGCCGTCATAGTGGTACTTGCCTTGCTCGGGAAAGAACTCGATGGTCCCCTCGAAGCCTTCCCTGGTGCTGATGGCGCGGGCCATGGCGTCGAAAGACAGGTCGGCCTGAAAGATGTTGGCCTCGCGGCCGACCTTCTGAGGTGAATGGGCGTCGGAGTTGGAAACGAGTGTGAGGTTGTTGAGGGCCGGGACGCGCCAGTTCATCGGGGGGTCGGAGGAGAGGCCTGTCTCAAAGGCGTGGACGTGGGGGGTCAATTCCTCGAAGCATTCCTCGAGAGAGTCGAAGCCCGACGCGGAGCCGAGGACGGAGAAGTGGGGTGTCCACACATGGGCGGGTA contains:
- a CDS encoding DNA helicase UvrD; protein product: MRFIADLHVHSHYSIATSRDMTPEALWKWAQLKGVTVIGTGDATHPGWFRELARKLDPVGNGLFALREDLCDDTLPRSCRAEVFFLLSAEISCIFTRNGKTRKAHCIILFDDMESVLRLQGRLSKIGNISSDGRPILGLDARRLLAMVVEDCPRALFIPAHVWTPHFSVLGSASGFDSLEECFEELTPHVHAFETGLSSDPPMNWRVPALNNLTLVSNSDAHSPQKVGREANIFQADLSFDAMARAISTREGFEGTIEFFPEQGKYHYDGHRPCKVRLTPRESADAGYRCPVCGKKVTLGVLNRVEALAGREAGFHPLNARPFISLIPLKDIIADTLHAGTQTKKVDGLYFELLEKLGPELAILMDVPLAEITRADHPDIAEAIARVRAGDVTIEPGYDGEYGRVTIRR